Proteins co-encoded in one Nocardioides sp. genomic window:
- a CDS encoding CPBP family intramembrane glutamic endopeptidase — protein sequence MPTPTWSRLPFAAWTLRRCVIGVVVAVLLIMLSIPSTVTSYLGEPLLSILGVSYDDDLYGPCMGVLEKSISLLFALGVLVWVLRPISSRVLGIALQPWQRVLGIGVAGAVLLNVIVEVWTRATGNSGVDAGQLRQLGFGSASLNDLLLVIAIAIVGPVFEEFLFRGLLYRSLRESLRRFGPPLAVGVAGLVSALFFAGIHGDPTQVALFPMYIVYGLVSVAVYELTGSLVAPVVMHAASNAWALAAPGLNGPVSTPAMILVVLAPVIAVLLTLLSARMLDLVGGDR from the coding sequence GTGCCCACACCCACCTGGTCTCGCCTGCCGTTCGCTGCCTGGACCCTGCGCCGCTGCGTGATCGGCGTCGTGGTCGCGGTGCTGCTGATCATGCTCTCGATCCCTTCCACGGTGACGAGCTATCTGGGCGAACCCTTGCTCTCCATTTTGGGCGTCAGCTATGACGACGACCTCTATGGACCTTGCATGGGCGTGCTGGAGAAGTCGATCTCCCTGCTGTTTGCCCTGGGAGTGTTGGTGTGGGTGCTGCGACCGATCAGCAGTCGGGTCCTGGGCATTGCCCTCCAGCCATGGCAGCGGGTCCTGGGCATCGGCGTCGCGGGCGCGGTGCTGCTCAACGTCATCGTCGAGGTCTGGACCCGCGCGACCGGCAATTCCGGGGTCGACGCCGGCCAATTGCGCCAGCTCGGCTTCGGTTCGGCGTCTCTCAACGATCTCCTCTTGGTGATCGCGATCGCGATCGTCGGCCCGGTGTTTGAAGAGTTCCTCTTCCGGGGGCTGCTCTATCGCTCGCTGCGTGAGTCCCTGCGCCGATTCGGCCCGCCGCTGGCCGTGGGCGTCGCCGGACTGGTGAGCGCCCTCTTCTTTGCCGGAATCCACGGCGATCCGACGCAGGTGGCGCTCTTCCCGATGTACATCGTCTACGGTCTGGTCTCCGTCGCGGTGTACGAACTCACCGGAAGTCTGGTGGCGCCAGTCGTCATGCACGCAGCCAGCAACGCCTGGGCCCTCGCAGCGCCAGGGCTCAACGGCCCCGTCAGCACCCCCGCGATGATTCTGGTCGTGCTAGCCCCGGTGATCGCCGTGCTGCTCACGCTGCTCAGCGCTCGAATGCTCGATCTCGTGGGCGGGGACCGCTAG
- a CDS encoding AarF/ABC1/UbiB kinase family protein — MSDLPRKAVARTARLATLPLGYAGRTALGIGKRLGGAPAEQVLSEVQQKTAEQLFKTLGELKGGAMKFGQALSVLEAALPEDIAAPYREHLTALQDSAPAMPTATVRQELERELGAHWKSELVWLDGGPTAAASIGQVHKGRWHDGRDVAVKVQYPGAGDALLGDLRQLARLAKGVAPVFPGIDIKPLVEEIQARAKDELDYELEAEAQSAYAGAFADDPDIEIPDVIAWGRTVLVTEWLESPHSLAQVIKDGTQAERDRYGELFARFLFSGAARTGMLHADPHPGNFRVLPEGQRLGVLDFGAVARLPEGRLPDAMGRLIRIGIDGDHDKLVSGLREEGFIKDNIRVDPQQVLDYLSPFCEPARTQTFRFSREWMRGQFERINNPKDPSFTVATKLNLPTSYLLIHRTWLGGLGLLSQLECEAPFRSILEEHLPGFQL, encoded by the coding sequence ATGAGCGACCTGCCTCGCAAGGCCGTCGCGCGCACCGCGCGGCTGGCGACGCTGCCCCTGGGGTACGCCGGGCGTACGGCCCTGGGGATCGGCAAACGACTCGGCGGTGCGCCGGCCGAGCAGGTGCTCTCCGAGGTGCAGCAGAAGACCGCCGAGCAACTCTTCAAGACGCTGGGCGAACTCAAGGGCGGCGCGATGAAGTTCGGGCAGGCGCTCAGCGTGTTGGAGGCCGCGCTGCCCGAGGACATCGCGGCGCCCTATCGCGAGCACCTCACCGCATTGCAGGACTCCGCGCCGGCGATGCCGACGGCGACCGTACGCCAAGAACTCGAGCGTGAACTCGGCGCACACTGGAAGTCGGAGCTGGTCTGGCTCGACGGCGGACCGACCGCGGCGGCGAGCATCGGCCAGGTCCACAAGGGACGTTGGCACGACGGGCGCGATGTCGCGGTCAAGGTGCAGTATCCCGGTGCCGGAGATGCACTGCTCGGCGACCTGCGCCAACTTGCGCGACTCGCCAAGGGCGTCGCGCCGGTCTTCCCCGGAATCGACATCAAGCCGTTGGTCGAGGAGATCCAGGCCCGCGCAAAGGACGAACTCGACTACGAACTGGAGGCCGAAGCACAAAGTGCGTACGCCGGCGCCTTCGCCGACGACCCGGACATCGAGATCCCCGACGTGATCGCGTGGGGGCGTACGGTCCTGGTCACCGAATGGTTGGAGAGCCCGCACTCCCTGGCCCAGGTGATCAAGGACGGCACCCAGGCCGAGCGCGACCGTTATGGCGAACTGTTCGCGCGATTCTTGTTCTCCGGAGCCGCGCGCACCGGCATGCTGCACGCCGACCCACATCCGGGGAACTTCCGCGTGCTGCCTGAGGGCCAACGCCTTGGTGTCCTCGACTTCGGTGCCGTGGCGCGCCTCCCGGAAGGAAGGCTCCCCGACGCGATGGGTCGGCTGATCCGGATCGGCATCGACGGCGACCACGACAAACTCGTGTCGGGATTGCGCGAAGAGGGGTTCATCAAGGACAACATCCGCGTGGACCCGCAACAGGTGCTCGACTACCTGTCGCCATTTTGCGAGCCGGCGCGCACGCAGACATTCCGGTTCAGTAGGGAGTGGATGCGCGGCCAGTTCGAGCGGATCAACAACCCGAAGGATCCGTCCTTCACGGTCGCGACCAAGCTCAACCTGCCGACGTCGTACCTGCTGATCCACCGCACGTGGTTGGGCGGGCTCGGGTTGCTCTCGCAGCTGGAGTGCGAGGCACCGTTCCGCTCGATCCTCGAAGAGCACCTGCCCGGGTTCCAGCTGTAA
- a CDS encoding FAD-binding dehydrogenase, translating into MDTDIIVVGAGLAGLVAAAEAADAGRSVVLVDQEGEQNLGAQAFWSLGGLFMIDSPEQRRMGIKDSPELARQDWFGSAQFDREEDRWPRAWAEAYLDFAAGEKRAWLREMGHRVFPVVGWAERGDGRADGHGNSVPRFHITWGTGPGVVEPFERRVRAHVETGRIRFAFRHQVDDLIVENDAAVGVRGTLLEPTNVQRGKPSSRTAVGDFELRAQAVVISSGGIGGNHELVRKAWPERLGTPPRQMVSGVPAHVDGRMLAITQDAGANVINPDRMWHYVEGIRNWDPIWDNHGIRILPGPSSLWLDAAGNRLPAPYFPGFDTLGTLRHLRETGYDYSWFVLTQKIIEKEFALSGSEQNPDLTGKDVKLMLSRVKPGAPGPVEAFKQHGEDFVVADSLADLVAGMNRVADDDVPDLDAESLRVLIEARDREIDNDFTKDAQITAIRGARAYRGDKLVRVASPHKLLDPKAGPLIAVRLNVLSRKTLGGLETDLSGRCLRPDGSVFSGLYAAGEVNGFGGGGMMGYNALEGTFLGGCLFSGRTAGRSAAKETA; encoded by the coding sequence ATGGATACAGACATCATCGTCGTAGGTGCTGGCCTGGCCGGCCTGGTTGCTGCCGCAGAGGCGGCCGACGCCGGCCGCAGTGTCGTGCTGGTCGACCAGGAGGGCGAGCAGAACCTCGGCGCACAGGCATTCTGGAGTCTTGGCGGGCTGTTCATGATCGACAGCCCCGAGCAGCGCCGGATGGGGATCAAGGACTCCCCCGAGTTGGCGCGTCAGGACTGGTTCGGCAGCGCGCAGTTCGATCGCGAGGAAGACCGCTGGCCGCGCGCGTGGGCCGAGGCGTACCTCGATTTCGCGGCCGGCGAGAAGCGCGCCTGGCTGCGCGAGATGGGCCATCGGGTCTTCCCCGTCGTCGGCTGGGCCGAACGCGGCGACGGCCGGGCGGATGGTCATGGCAACTCCGTGCCGAGGTTCCACATCACCTGGGGAACCGGGCCAGGGGTCGTCGAGCCGTTCGAGCGCAGGGTGCGTGCTCACGTCGAGACCGGACGCATCCGCTTCGCCTTCCGCCACCAGGTCGACGACCTGATCGTCGAGAACGACGCCGCCGTCGGGGTGCGCGGCACCCTCCTCGAACCTACGAACGTGCAGCGCGGCAAGCCCAGCAGTCGTACGGCCGTCGGCGACTTCGAACTGCGCGCCCAGGCGGTCGTGATCAGCTCCGGAGGAATCGGCGGCAACCACGAACTCGTACGCAAAGCCTGGCCCGAGCGACTTGGCACCCCGCCAAGGCAGATGGTGTCGGGCGTACCCGCCCACGTGGACGGGCGCATGCTCGCCATCACCCAGGATGCGGGGGCGAACGTGATCAATCCCGACCGGATGTGGCACTACGTCGAGGGCATCCGCAACTGGGACCCGATCTGGGACAACCACGGCATCCGCATCCTGCCGGGTCCATCGTCGCTGTGGCTCGACGCGGCCGGCAACCGACTGCCGGCGCCGTACTTCCCCGGTTTCGACACCCTCGGCACTCTGCGGCACCTGCGCGAAACCGGGTACGACTACTCGTGGTTCGTGCTGACCCAGAAGATCATCGAGAAGGAGTTCGCGCTGTCGGGCTCCGAACAGAACCCCGACCTCACCGGCAAGGACGTGAAGCTGATGCTGTCGCGGGTCAAGCCGGGTGCTCCCGGTCCCGTCGAGGCGTTCAAGCAGCACGGCGAGGACTTCGTCGTCGCTGATTCGCTAGCGGATCTGGTGGCCGGCATGAACCGGGTCGCCGACGATGACGTACCTGATCTCGACGCCGAGTCGCTGCGCGTACTCATCGAGGCGCGGGACCGCGAGATCGACAACGACTTCACCAAGGACGCCCAGATCACCGCGATTCGAGGAGCCCGCGCCTACCGCGGCGACAAACTGGTGCGGGTGGCGAGCCCACACAAACTCCTCGACCCCAAGGCGGGCCCGCTGATCGCGGTTCGGCTCAACGTGCTCTCCCGCAAGACCCTCGGCGGACTCGAAACCGACCTGTCCGGACGCTGCCTGCGCCCCGACGGCTCGGTGTTCTCGGGCCTGTATGCGGCCGGCGAGGTCAACGGGTTCGGCGGAGGCGGCATGATGGGCTACAACGCCCTGGAGGGCACCTTCCTCGGAGGCTGCCTCTTCTCCGGCCGTACGGCTGGCAGAAGCGCCGCGAAGGAGACCGCGTGA
- a CDS encoding DUF1905 domain-containing protein gives MKLEFTGTVVEWRGPAPYFFIPLPENEAGIVDEVKAAIAYWGVIPVTATIGDTEFTTSMFPREGTYFLPVKDAVRRAEGFGLGDEVGVGLFLAV, from the coding sequence ATGAAGTTGGAGTTCACCGGCACGGTCGTCGAATGGCGTGGACCGGCGCCGTACTTCTTCATCCCACTGCCCGAGAACGAGGCGGGCATCGTGGATGAGGTCAAGGCTGCGATCGCCTATTGGGGCGTGATCCCGGTGACCGCCACGATCGGGGACACCGAGTTCACGACGTCGATGTTTCCGCGCGAGGGGACGTACTTCCTGCCGGTGAAGGACGCGGTGCGTCGTGCCGAAGGTTTCGGGCTGGGCGATGAGGTGGGGGTGGGGTTGTTTCTCGCGGTGTGA
- the msrA gene encoding peptide-methionine (S)-S-oxide reductase MsrA, with protein MFFTRKAEMVAADDALPGRSTALMTPGVRHRVLDAPVLADDVPEGLSVAVFGLGCFWGAEEIFWQLPGVWSTSVGYAGGFTPNPTYEEVCSGRTGHTEAIRVVFDPAVVSYADLVKRFFEVHDPTQGMRQGNDVGTQYRSAIYWTTPEQERTASELTSLYGAELQRRGLGEITTELKSADDVDYFYAEDYHQQYLAANPNGYRCHANTGVPFPA; from the coding sequence ATGTTCTTCACGCGCAAAGCCGAGATGGTCGCCGCTGATGATGCGCTGCCCGGGCGCAGCACAGCCCTGATGACTCCGGGCGTACGACACCGCGTGCTGGACGCGCCGGTGCTCGCAGATGACGTGCCGGAGGGCCTGTCGGTGGCAGTCTTCGGGCTCGGCTGTTTCTGGGGCGCTGAGGAGATCTTCTGGCAACTGCCCGGCGTCTGGTCGACGTCGGTGGGCTATGCGGGCGGCTTCACGCCGAACCCGACGTACGAAGAGGTCTGCTCAGGCCGCACGGGGCACACCGAGGCGATCCGGGTCGTGTTCGACCCGGCTGTCGTGTCGTACGCGGACCTGGTCAAGCGCTTCTTCGAGGTGCACGACCCGACTCAGGGCATGCGTCAGGGCAACGACGTCGGCACGCAATACCGCTCGGCGATCTATTGGACGACGCCAGAGCAGGAGCGGACCGCGAGCGAGCTCACGTCTCTCTATGGCGCGGAACTCCAGCGGCGCGGCCTCGGCGAAATCACCACGGAGCTGAAGTCTGCCGACGACGTGGACTACTTCTATGCCGAGGACTACCACCAGCAATACCTCGCGGCGAACCCGAACGGCTACCGCTGCCACGCCAACACGGGTGTCCCCTTCCCGGCCTAG
- a CDS encoding cystathionine gamma-synthase, whose protein sequence is MTQSSHAEHRHKSGFDTRAIHAGYEPDPTTGAVIPPIFATSTYKQDGVGGLRGGYEYSRSANPTRTALEGALAAVEEGERGFAFASGLAAEDTLIRALCRPGDHVVLPDDAYGGTFRLFDKVAKAWGIEHDPAPVSDVDAVRAAIKPGVTTLVWVETPTNPLLNLGDIEALANAAHDGGALLVVDNTFATPYLQQPLTLGADVVVHSTTKYIGGHSDVIGGALVVRDLDLAEKIAFHQNSMGAVAGPFDAFLTHRGLKTLGVRMDRHCDNAERIADFLTSHPAVGDVIYPGLATHPGHEAAARQMRRFGGVVSFRVKAGEQAALDVCARAEVFTLGESLGGVESLIEHPGRMTHASVAGTDLEVPADLIRLSVGIENVEDLIADLERALD, encoded by the coding sequence GTGACGCAGTCATCCCACGCAGAGCACCGCCACAAGTCCGGCTTCGACACCCGCGCGATCCACGCCGGGTATGAGCCGGACCCCACCACGGGTGCGGTGATCCCGCCGATCTTCGCGACGTCGACCTACAAACAGGACGGTGTCGGAGGCTTGCGGGGCGGCTATGAATACAGCCGCTCCGCCAACCCGACGCGGACGGCGCTCGAGGGCGCACTGGCGGCGGTCGAGGAGGGCGAGCGCGGCTTCGCGTTCGCGAGTGGACTGGCGGCCGAGGACACCCTGATCCGCGCATTGTGCCGTCCGGGGGACCACGTGGTGCTGCCCGACGATGCGTACGGCGGAACGTTCCGGCTCTTCGACAAGGTCGCCAAGGCGTGGGGGATCGAGCACGATCCGGCGCCGGTGAGTGACGTCGACGCAGTGCGGGCGGCGATCAAGCCGGGTGTCACCACCCTGGTGTGGGTCGAGACCCCCACCAACCCGCTGCTCAACCTCGGTGACATCGAGGCACTGGCCAACGCTGCCCACGACGGCGGAGCCCTGCTGGTCGTCGACAACACCTTCGCGACTCCCTATCTCCAACAGCCGCTGACGCTCGGTGCCGACGTCGTGGTGCATTCGACGACGAAATACATCGGCGGTCACTCCGACGTCATCGGGGGCGCCCTGGTCGTACGAGATCTCGACCTGGCCGAGAAGATCGCCTTCCATCAGAACTCCATGGGCGCAGTCGCCGGCCCGTTCGATGCCTTCCTCACTCATCGCGGGCTGAAGACGCTGGGCGTACGGATGGATCGCCATTGCGACAACGCCGAGCGGATCGCCGACTTCCTGACCAGTCACCCTGCCGTGGGCGACGTGATCTATCCCGGCCTCGCCACGCACCCTGGACACGAGGCCGCCGCGCGGCAGATGCGGCGATTCGGCGGCGTCGTGTCGTTCCGAGTGAAGGCCGGCGAGCAGGCCGCGCTGGATGTCTGCGCCCGAGCCGAGGTCTTCACGTTGGGCGAGTCCCTTGGCGGCGTCGAGTCGCTGATCGAGCACCCGGGCCGGATGACGCATGCCAGTGTCGCGGGGACCGACCTGGAGGTCCCGGCCGACCTGATCCGCCTCTCGGTGGGCATCGAGAACGTCGAGGACCTGATCGCCGACCTCGAGCGCGCGCTGGATTGA
- a CDS encoding AI-2E family transporter: MTPESGEPERHLTLAQRLAEQREQLRELRELRRREQPIAIGAGRTDFSRAQVPWGVDLAAAWSWRFLVIVAAGLVLMKGLSKVSVIALPVAIAMLISALAFPVVRKLKDVGLPQGLSALLVVLVGLGAVVLLLTFAGQQVAQGAQDLADSVVQGIGKIKNWLRDGPLHASDSQINDYLDQAQKAITERTKEGSALTQVAEVGTTVGHIFAGFFVVLFSTYFFLAEGQRIWAWCVRLAPRAAREKVDSSGRVAWVSLTQFVRATVIVALVDAVGIAIVAAILGVPFVLAIGVLVFLGAFIPMVGATVAGTVAVLVALVDQGPITALLMLGGVILVQQIEGHILQPFLMGRWVSVHPLAVIVGIGCGVLVAGIAGALLAVPLIAAGNAVVQHLAESTDVGDDPRTLLEGELARHGPADDLHPGEDDGEVGDVPPETANRPRPEPEEHE; the protein is encoded by the coding sequence GTGACTCCGGAGAGCGGCGAACCCGAACGCCATCTGACCTTGGCGCAGCGCCTCGCTGAGCAACGCGAACAACTGCGGGAACTGCGCGAGCTGCGTCGGCGCGAGCAACCGATCGCGATCGGCGCCGGGCGTACGGACTTCAGCCGAGCCCAGGTGCCCTGGGGCGTGGACCTCGCCGCCGCCTGGTCGTGGCGTTTCCTCGTGATCGTGGCCGCCGGGCTGGTCTTGATGAAGGGGCTCTCGAAGGTCTCCGTGATCGCCCTACCCGTGGCGATCGCGATGCTGATCAGTGCCTTGGCGTTCCCGGTCGTACGCAAGCTCAAAGACGTCGGGCTGCCGCAAGGGCTCTCCGCGCTGCTCGTGGTCCTGGTCGGACTCGGCGCCGTCGTGCTGCTGCTGACTTTCGCGGGACAGCAGGTCGCCCAGGGCGCCCAGGACCTCGCGGACTCGGTCGTCCAAGGCATCGGCAAGATCAAGAACTGGCTGCGCGACGGACCCCTTCACGCCAGCGACAGCCAGATCAACGACTACCTCGACCAGGCCCAGAAGGCGATCACCGAGCGTACGAAGGAGGGCAGCGCCCTGACCCAGGTCGCCGAGGTCGGCACCACAGTCGGGCACATCTTCGCGGGCTTCTTCGTCGTGCTGTTCTCGACCTACTTCTTCCTGGCCGAGGGCCAGCGGATCTGGGCCTGGTGCGTACGTCTGGCCCCCCGCGCCGCCCGCGAGAAGGTGGACTCGTCGGGTCGGGTCGCCTGGGTATCGCTGACCCAGTTCGTCCGCGCGACGGTCATCGTGGCGCTCGTCGACGCCGTCGGCATCGCGATCGTCGCGGCGATCCTCGGCGTGCCGTTCGTGCTGGCGATCGGCGTGCTCGTCTTCCTCGGTGCCTTCATCCCGATGGTGGGTGCCACGGTGGCGGGCACGGTCGCGGTCCTGGTCGCGTTGGTGGACCAGGGACCGATCACGGCTTTGCTGATGCTCGGCGGCGTGATCTTGGTCCAGCAGATCGAGGGGCACATCCTCCAGCCCTTCTTGATGGGGCGTTGGGTCTCGGTGCACCCTCTGGCCGTCATCGTCGGCATCGGCTGCGGCGTCCTGGTCGCGGGGATCGCGGGCGCTCTGCTCGCTGTGCCTCTGATCGCGGCCGGCAATGCGGTCGTACAACACCTTGCCGAGTCGACCGATGTGGGCGACGATCCGAGGACACTGCTCGAGGGCGAACTCGCGCGCCACGGCCCCGCTGACGACCTCCATCCGGGGGAGGACGACGGAGAGGTGGGTGACGTCCCCCCGGAGACCGCGAACCGTCCTCGGCCCGAGCCTGAGGAGCACGAGTGA
- the ilvA gene encoding threonine ammonia-lyase, with protein sequence MTQIPEVNLAEVTLADIEEAARVLDGFALRTPMAGARWLSARAGGMVRLKCENLQRTGSFKPRGAYVRLSRLTDEERTAGVVAASAGNHAQGVALSAQELGIKAVVYMPTGAPIPKINATIGYGAEVRFHGEYLDQAIVEAKKYAEESGAVFISPFDHVDIVAGQGTAGLEILEQQPDVRTVVVPLGGGGLLAGVAIAVKAARPDVRIVGVQAAGAAAFPVSLQAGHPVQLEKMTTMADGIAVGRPGDITFKAIQEHVDEILTVSEDSLSRAVLTVAERAKLIIEPAGAAAVAAVMDDPTAFETPAVAVLSGGNIDPLLLGKVIQHGLASAGRFLSLSIVISDLPGGLAGLLTETSSLGANVIDLQHERVSPSLSMHEVEVVVQLETRSQQHAEAVVAGLRDAGYLVAD encoded by the coding sequence GTGACCCAGATCCCCGAGGTGAACCTGGCTGAAGTGACTTTGGCCGACATCGAGGAAGCCGCGCGGGTCCTCGACGGGTTCGCCCTGCGTACGCCCATGGCCGGCGCGCGGTGGCTCTCCGCCCGCGCCGGGGGAATGGTCCGCCTCAAGTGCGAGAACCTGCAACGCACCGGCTCCTTCAAGCCGCGAGGGGCGTACGTCCGGCTCTCCCGGCTGACCGACGAGGAGCGCACCGCGGGAGTTGTCGCGGCCAGTGCGGGCAACCACGCCCAGGGTGTGGCTTTGTCTGCGCAGGAACTCGGGATCAAGGCCGTCGTCTATATGCCGACCGGTGCCCCGATCCCCAAGATCAACGCGACCATCGGGTACGGCGCGGAGGTGCGCTTCCACGGCGAATACCTCGACCAGGCGATCGTCGAGGCGAAGAAGTACGCCGAGGAGAGCGGCGCGGTCTTCATCTCGCCCTTCGACCACGTCGACATCGTGGCGGGGCAGGGGACCGCTGGTTTGGAGATCCTGGAGCAGCAGCCTGATGTACGCACGGTCGTCGTGCCTTTGGGTGGCGGCGGTCTGCTCGCGGGTGTGGCCATCGCCGTCAAGGCGGCCCGGCCGGACGTACGGATCGTCGGCGTGCAGGCGGCAGGCGCGGCGGCCTTCCCGGTGTCACTCCAAGCAGGACACCCGGTGCAGTTGGAGAAGATGACCACGATGGCCGACGGGATCGCGGTCGGACGTCCGGGCGACATCACGTTCAAGGCGATCCAGGAGCACGTCGACGAGATCCTGACCGTCTCCGAGGATTCTCTCTCTCGCGCGGTGTTGACCGTCGCCGAGCGCGCCAAACTGATCATCGAACCCGCCGGCGCCGCCGCGGTCGCCGCAGTGATGGATGACCCGACCGCATTCGAGACGCCCGCCGTCGCGGTGTTGTCCGGCGGCAACATCGACCCGTTGCTGCTCGGCAAGGTGATCCAGCACGGTCTTGCGTCGGCGGGTCGATTCCTCTCGCTGTCGATCGTGATCAGCGACCTCCCGGGTGGGCTGGCCGGGTTGCTTACCGAGACCTCCTCGTTGGGCGCCAACGTGATCGACCTGCAACACGAGCGGGTGTCGCCGTCGCTGTCGATGCACGAGGTGGAGGTCGTCGTACAACTCGAGACGCGCAGCCAGCAGCACGCCGAAGCGGTCGTTGCTGGGCTGCGCGACGCGGGCTATCTGGTTGCGGACTGA
- the greA gene encoding transcription elongation factor GreA, with protein MTQSDLDKVWLTQEAYDRLKSELDDLKGPQRQAIVERISSARDEGDLKENGGYHAAKEEQGKLEMRIAQVEDLLRRAEIGDTPPDDGVVEQGMKVTVRFPAFDETEIFLFGSKELESGDDLTVYSPQSAMGKAIDGKKKGDLVSYKAPTGKEIQVEILDAVPYSS; from the coding sequence ATGACTCAGAGCGACCTGGACAAGGTGTGGTTGACCCAGGAGGCGTACGACCGGCTGAAGTCCGAACTCGACGACCTCAAGGGCCCCCAGCGCCAGGCGATCGTCGAGCGCATCTCCTCCGCGCGCGACGAGGGTGACCTCAAGGAGAATGGTGGCTACCACGCCGCCAAGGAGGAGCAGGGCAAACTCGAGATGCGCATCGCGCAGGTCGAGGACCTACTGCGTCGCGCCGAGATCGGTGACACCCCGCCAGACGACGGCGTGGTCGAGCAGGGCATGAAGGTCACCGTGCGTTTCCCGGCCTTCGACGAGACCGAGATCTTCCTCTTCGGCAGCAAGGAACTCGAGAGCGGCGACGATCTCACCGTCTACTCCCCGCAGTCGGCGATGGGCAAGGCCATCGACGGCAAGAAGAAGGGTGACCTGGTCTCCTACAAGGCCCCCACGGGCAAGGAGATCCAGGTAGAGATCCTCGACGCGGTCCCCTATTCCAGCTGA